The genomic segment CAAAATTGATAATTAAGCGATGTTAGACTCCGAAAATGTTAATTCCTATTTTCGAAGTTCGGCTGCGGCTACGGAAGGCAAGTTGTTATATATATGGTGCCGTTCGCTACTCCATACGCTTATCTGGTTATACCTGCCTCATATGGTTGTTGGCAGCTTGCGCTGTTACTTCGACCGGTTCAACGATAGATGCTGACAAAGTGACTGCGCTTTCGATAAGTACGCCAGCGACTTCAGGTGGTATATCTGCAGCTAGCTCACTTCCCAAGCAGCCTATCGATCACGAATTGTGGCTTCCACCGGCGTCCGATAGCTTGTCGAGTCTATCGCCAGGACGCTTGGAGATGCCGAGCAAAGATACTCATCCTGATAGCGATGTCGGCCCACCTGCCAGCCTCGGTATTTTCATTGAGCGCGGTAAGGCATCTTGGTACGGTGCAGGTTTTAAGGGACATAAAATGGCCAACGGCGGACGCTACAATATGTATGCGATGACTGCGGCGCATCCAAACCTGCCGTTGCAAACATGGGTGCTGGTACACAACCTGCGTAACAATAAGACAGTGATACTCCAGGTAACTGACCGCGGCCCATATACTGGAAAACGCATCCTTGATGTCTCCTACGCCGCAGCGAAGCAATTGGATTTCATCGCCAAAGGCACCACCGAAGTCGAAATCTATAAATTGGACAACAATCACGGCAAACAGCTGGATTCAGATATTCGGCTGCAGTAAGTCAAACTACAACGTGACTCGCGGTGCGATATCACGTGCAAGATTGCCCGGATATTGCGGACGCAAAGAATAGCCGGCCAGCGTGCGTTGAATCACACCAGCTACGCTGCCCGCAGCAGCGCAAAAACCTGCACGGCAAGCAGAGGCGAATCAGACGGCAGAAGACGGTGATGTTTAGCAAACTGCGAACCGTCAAATACCTTAGGACGATCCAGAATGAAAACCAGCTATCGGTCGGCTCTGCGGAGGGTGACGCGGATCTCCCGTGTACATCTGGAAGGATTGGAAGAAAAGGTGGCGAAAAAAATGGCCTGGATATCGCTATCCAGCCCGGCCTTTTCTAGGTTTTAGTGCTACCGGTCTAACGTTAATTCGGGATGTGTTGCTAGTCCATCTTGCAAATCATTGAGCACGCGCTGATGAGCTATCCATTTGATATCGGCCCACACTGGCAAACCGCGCTTGCGGGAGGATTCCTGATACAAGATCGCCAAACCAAAGCCGCAAGCCACACCTGTGAATAAGGCCACAACCACAAAAAAAATAAGCGGCACGCCACTTGATGAGAAAAATGCATACCAAGTGAACGTACCCCATACGATACAAAGCCAAGGGGAAAATAAACAAACATTCGACACAATGGTAGCTAAATGAGGTGGTGGAACTTGAATTCCCGCACGCCAAAGTAGCCGATGCAATGGTGGCGCATAGCTATAACGCCATAAATCCGTCTTCGCCAGTACTGCCAACGCAGTATGAATATTTGACGAATACGGGACAGTCTCTGCGTGATGGATGGCAGTCATTTTAATATTTTTCAATTACGCCAGCCTAATCTGGTTATTTGAATGAAGCTTTCGTTTTCTCTAAAAATCTGCATGAAGCAGGTGCCGGTAGAAATCATCTAGGGGTCAAGCTTTGATTCGTGCCGTATAGCTTGGACTTCTTACTGATCGGTAGTTACTTGCGTAAATTTCGTCATGCTGGTGGCGACAACTTCATCGACCACAATGAGCGAAGCGGCATATGCAATGGTGCGCTGATAATCCGGCATACAGGGATGCACATCGAACGCCAGATTCACCAAGCTGTTTTTATAGCGCTTCAGATTCTTTAGGGGATCACCCGACTTCGTCAGTACTAAATAACGCCTCATAGTGTTGACGATTTTTTCAACAGCAAACTCGACGGATTCACCATACAGTGACAGAGTCGCCAATCCCAAAATTCTCTGGATACTTTCATCAAGTATCGGATCGTCCAGATATTTTTCCATTTGAAAATCTCCAAATCACTATTAACAGCAATATCATTGCCGAAGTGACCTCATACGGTCCAATGTCAAAAAATGTCATTTTTCAATTGTTTTCAAATAAAATTCCATGGGAAAAATAAACGTCTGTTTCCGTACACATCCACGTCCGATGCCTCAATGCGACTTGCTACACCTATGAATGACGTCGC from the Collimonas arenae genome contains:
- a CDS encoding septal ring lytic transglycosylase RlpA family protein, whose amino-acid sequence is MPSKDTHPDSDVGPPASLGIFIERGKASWYGAGFKGHKMANGGRYNMYAMTAAHPNLPLQTWVLVHNLRNNKTVILQVTDRGPYTGKRILDVSYAAAKQLDFIAKGTTEVEIYKLDNNHGKQLDSDIRLQ
- a CDS encoding DUF6404 family protein, with product MKNIKMTAIHHAETVPYSSNIHTALAVLAKTDLWRYSYAPPLHRLLWRAGIQVPPPHLATIVSNVCLFSPWLCIVWGTFTWYAFFSSSGVPLIFFVVVALFTGVACGFGLAILYQESSRKRGLPVWADIKWIAHQRVLNDLQDGLATHPELTLDR
- a CDS encoding phage virion morphogenesis protein translates to MYIWKDWKKRWRKKWPGYRYPARPFLGFSATGLTLIRDVLLVHLANH